One genomic window of Roseateles sp. DAIF2 includes the following:
- a CDS encoding phage holin family protein — protein MKILTRWLLLAGALLLVAALYPGVVVKSYGAALIAALILGLLNTLLRPVLVLLTLPVTVLSLGLFLFVINALMFWAAASILDGLTVTGFGAALIGSLIYSLCGMLIDVVIERLFPNAD, from the coding sequence ATGAAAATCCTGACGCGTTGGCTCTTGTTGGCGGGCGCCCTGCTGCTGGTGGCGGCGCTCTATCCGGGCGTGGTGGTGAAGAGCTATGGCGCGGCGCTGATCGCGGCGCTGATCCTCGGCCTGCTGAACACCCTGCTGCGACCGGTGCTGGTGCTGCTGACCCTGCCGGTCACGGTGCTGAGCCTGGGCCTGTTCCTGTTCGTGATCAATGCGCTGATGTTCTGGGCCGCGGCCTCGATCCTGGACGGGCTGACCGTCACCGGCTTTGGCGCGGCGCTGATCGGCTCGCTGATCTACAGCCTGTGCGGCATGCTGATCGACGTGGTCATCGAGCGTCTGTTCCCGAACGCGGACTGA